The Corynebacterium vitaeruminis DSM 20294 genome window below encodes:
- a CDS encoding MFS transporter produces the protein MSVQVQQPTPLTREHRRVLAGSMVGTTIEWFDFFIYAQAAGLIFAAQYFNPANNESPALAQVVAWASLGISFLFRPLGAIAAGHLGDKFGRKKVLVLTLFGMGGATVCMGLLPTYEQIGLAAPIFLVLLRVIQGFSAGGEWGGAALLSVEHAPTHRRGYFGAYPQVGVPAGMLLATIFILILTSVLTPEQFDAWGWRIPFVSSIIMIGIGMYIRRLVEESPVFSELQELKKESSAPLSVLFKNYTGLVIKAALIFAGINAAGYLAIAFFSSYGAKVLGMPRSQVLAITALGAISWIIGTLYFGGFSDRFGRVRTFVWGYIGMIAWAIPTWMLIDTANFWLFSISVIVLGLLMGATYGPQAALYAEMFPAKIRLSGVSIGYAIGSVLGGAFAPMIAQMLLNKTGNSLSIGLYIAVMSLISLLAVMRVDPRIQGSTLH, from the coding sequence GTGTCTGTACAAGTACAACAACCGACCCCTTTGACTCGAGAGCACCGACGCGTTCTCGCTGGGTCAATGGTAGGAACCACCATCGAGTGGTTTGACTTTTTCATCTACGCCCAAGCCGCGGGCCTCATCTTCGCGGCGCAATACTTCAACCCCGCCAACAACGAGAGCCCCGCGCTCGCCCAGGTCGTTGCGTGGGCCTCGCTGGGCATCAGCTTCCTGTTCCGCCCGCTCGGCGCCATCGCCGCTGGTCACCTGGGCGATAAGTTCGGGCGCAAGAAGGTCCTCGTCCTCACGCTGTTCGGCATGGGCGGCGCCACCGTGTGCATGGGCCTTCTGCCCACCTACGAGCAGATCGGGCTTGCCGCCCCGATCTTCCTGGTCCTCCTCCGCGTGATCCAGGGCTTCTCTGCTGGCGGCGAGTGGGGCGGCGCGGCGTTGCTGTCCGTCGAGCACGCCCCCACCCACCGCCGTGGTTACTTCGGTGCTTACCCGCAGGTGGGCGTCCCAGCCGGCATGCTGCTGGCCACCATCTTCATCCTCATCTTGACCTCGGTGCTGACCCCCGAGCAGTTCGACGCCTGGGGCTGGCGCATTCCGTTCGTCTCCAGCATCATCATGATCGGCATCGGCATGTACATCCGCCGCCTCGTCGAGGAGTCCCCGGTCTTCTCCGAGCTCCAGGAGCTGAAGAAGGAGTCCTCCGCCCCGCTGAGCGTCCTGTTCAAGAACTATACCGGCCTAGTCATCAAGGCCGCCCTCATCTTCGCGGGTATCAACGCCGCGGGCTACCTGGCCATCGCCTTCTTCTCCTCCTACGGCGCGAAGGTCTTGGGCATGCCGCGCTCACAAGTGCTGGCGATCACCGCGCTCGGCGCCATCTCGTGGATCATCGGCACCCTCTACTTCGGTGGGTTCTCCGACCGCTTCGGTCGCGTGCGCACCTTCGTGTGGGGCTACATCGGCATGATCGCCTGGGCGATTCCCACCTGGATGCTCATCGACACCGCCAACTTCTGGCTGTTTAGCATCTCCGTCATCGTCCTCGGCCTGCTCATGGGCGCCACCTATGGCCCCCAGGCCGCCCTCTACGCGGAGATGTTCCCTGCCAAAATCCGCCTGTCCGGTGTCTCCATCGGATACGCCATCGGATCGGTCTTGGGAGGCGCCTTCGCACCGATGATCGCGCAGATGCTGCTGAACAAGACCGGCAACTCGCTCTCGATCGGCCTCTACATCGCGGTGATGTCGCTCATCTCGCTGCTCGCGGTCATGCGCGTCGACCCCCGCATACAGGGTTCCACTCTGCACTAG
- the paaB gene encoding 1,2-phenylacetyl-CoA epoxidase subunit PaaB produces the protein MTDNQWPLWEAFVRSSRGLSHVHAGSLHAPDATMALRNARDLYTRRNEGSSVWVVESDAITASDPDSKGGFFESAQGKAYRHATYYTKSEGVKHL, from the coding sequence ATGACCGACAACCAGTGGCCACTGTGGGAAGCATTCGTTCGCTCCTCCCGCGGCCTGTCCCACGTCCACGCCGGATCCCTGCACGCGCCCGACGCCACGATGGCCCTGCGTAACGCGCGTGACCTCTACACTCGCCGCAACGAGGGCTCGTCGGTGTGGGTCGTCGAGTCCGACGCCATCACCGCCTCCGACCCGGACTCCAAGGGCGGCTTCTTCGAGTCGGCCCAGGGCAAGGCCTACCGCCACGCCACCTACTACACCAAGAGCGAGGGAGTGAAGCACCTGTGA
- a CDS encoding enoyl-CoA hydratase/isomerase family protein — protein sequence MIELSIDNDVAVVTLNNPGALNAVNEQALADLAGALDEAAAQGVRALVLRGEGRAFCAGRDIAGVDPATDDALGFLSEKVTPVLKKIAEFPAPTFAVVQGACLGVGLGLANSADVVYVAENAKIGSPFANLGATLDSGGHALFFERLGAHRAMDLIVTGELISGAQAVSEGLFSRAIPAEELDEFTRAQAAKAACGATLAFLASKRLIASLRGERPGLWESIDQENREQGGLCTTADYAEGFAAFQEKRRPVFTGTN from the coding sequence GTGATCGAACTATCCATTGATAACGACGTAGCCGTCGTCACGCTCAACAACCCCGGCGCGCTCAACGCTGTCAACGAGCAGGCGCTCGCCGACCTCGCTGGCGCGCTCGACGAGGCCGCGGCCCAGGGCGTGCGCGCGCTCGTCCTCCGCGGCGAGGGCCGCGCCTTTTGCGCTGGCCGCGACATCGCGGGCGTCGATCCCGCCACCGACGACGCGCTCGGCTTCCTCAGCGAGAAGGTCACCCCGGTGCTAAAGAAGATCGCCGAGTTCCCGGCGCCCACCTTCGCCGTCGTCCAAGGCGCCTGCCTCGGCGTCGGCCTGGGCCTGGCCAACTCTGCCGACGTGGTCTACGTCGCAGAGAACGCCAAGATCGGCTCGCCGTTCGCGAACCTCGGCGCCACGCTGGATTCCGGCGGGCATGCCCTCTTCTTCGAGCGCCTCGGCGCCCACCGCGCGATGGACCTGATCGTCACCGGCGAGCTCATCAGCGGCGCACAGGCCGTCTCCGAGGGACTGTTTAGCCGGGCCATCCCGGCCGAGGAGCTCGACGAGTTCACCCGCGCGCAGGCGGCCAAGGCCGCGTGCGGTGCGACCCTCGCGTTCCTGGCCTCGAAGCGGCTCATCGCCAGCCTGCGCGGCGAGCGCCCAGGCCTGTGGGAGTCGATCGACCAGGAAAACCGCGAGCAGGGTGGGCTGTGCACCACCGCCGACTACGCGGAGGGCTTCGCTGCCTTCCAGGAAAAGCGCCGCCCGGTGTTCACCGGCACGAACTAG
- a CDS encoding TetR/AcrR family transcriptional regulator codes for MTPPTGRTTHRGRPGYSRDEVISTAVEVFIDHGYDATSMGLLAQKLGISKSAIYHHITTKEELLEEAINRALNALEQVIDQSGEGLDEAKEPAITQLRRLVRGTTVTLCSETPYVALLLRLRGNSPVELAAMQRRREFTNFLIEVVIAAQKEGTVRDDLAPQVLGRLLFGSINSLTEWYRPSGPLTPEELATTIEAIAFEGIRSLAPTHESGRGGDPSPAAV; via the coding sequence ATGACCCCTCCCACCGGAAGAACCACCCACCGGGGCCGCCCCGGATACTCTCGCGACGAGGTCATCTCTACCGCGGTAGAGGTCTTCATCGACCACGGTTACGACGCAACCTCGATGGGGCTCCTGGCCCAAAAGCTGGGCATCAGCAAATCCGCCATCTACCACCACATCACCACGAAGGAAGAGCTTCTCGAGGAGGCCATCAACCGGGCCCTCAACGCCCTCGAGCAGGTCATCGACCAGTCCGGGGAAGGCCTCGATGAAGCCAAAGAGCCCGCCATTACCCAGCTTCGCCGGCTGGTGCGCGGCACGACGGTGACGCTATGTTCCGAAACCCCCTACGTCGCGCTCCTACTACGCCTGCGCGGGAACTCCCCGGTAGAGCTCGCCGCCATGCAGCGGCGACGCGAGTTCACCAACTTCCTCATTGAGGTGGTCATCGCCGCCCAGAAGGAGGGAACCGTCCGCGACGACCTAGCACCCCAGGTCCTGGGCCGCCTCCTATTCGGCTCCATCAACTCGCTCACCGAGTGGTACCGTCCGAGCGGCCCGCTCACCCCCGAGGAGCTGGCCACGACAATCGAGGCCATCGCCTTCGAGGGGATCCGCTCACTAGCCCCCACCCACGAATCGGGTCGCGGCGGCGACCCGTCCCCCGCAGCCGTGTAA
- the paaE gene encoding 1,2-phenylacetyl-CoA epoxidase subunit PaaE has protein sequence MTDAVAVKDAPEAPTKKRVSFNSLAVSELRNLTDDSVEVTFEVPADLVEDYDYIPGQYVALRATIDGQEVRRSYSICDVPRPGVIRVAIKKTFGGLFSTWANEELKVGDVIDVMNPQGAFTSKVHVTGLNNPEEVAAQGYKHIVAFAAGSGITPIMAIAQSFLAASEDNTLELVYANKGASDVMFAEELGDLKDRYPNRFAAHHVLSRENRINPLFTGRIDQEKLQTLLDKVLNASNVDEWFLCGPFDLVQLCRDTLSERGVDPSQVRYELFTTGEKPENNTGRLIVVDPGDEVYEISFHLDGLSGSIQSPVSAHETILNAALRSRPDVPYACAGGVCGTCRAKVTEGEFEMDENYALEPEEVEQGYVLTCQTRPKSSHISVDFDA, from the coding sequence ATGACTGACGCAGTTGCAGTAAAAGACGCCCCCGAGGCCCCCACCAAGAAGCGGGTATCCTTCAACTCGCTCGCCGTCTCGGAGCTTCGCAACCTCACCGACGACTCGGTGGAGGTGACCTTCGAGGTCCCGGCGGACCTGGTGGAGGACTACGACTACATCCCCGGCCAGTACGTGGCCTTGCGCGCCACCATCGACGGCCAGGAGGTGCGCCGCTCCTACTCGATCTGTGACGTCCCGCGCCCCGGCGTCATCCGAGTCGCGATCAAGAAGACCTTCGGCGGGCTCTTCTCCACCTGGGCGAACGAGGAGCTCAAGGTTGGCGACGTCATCGACGTGATGAACCCGCAGGGCGCGTTCACCTCCAAGGTGCACGTCACCGGACTGAACAACCCGGAGGAGGTCGCGGCCCAGGGCTACAAGCACATCGTCGCCTTCGCCGCTGGCTCGGGCATCACCCCGATCATGGCGATCGCGCAGTCCTTCCTGGCTGCCAGCGAGGACAACACCCTCGAGTTGGTCTACGCCAACAAGGGCGCCAGCGACGTCATGTTCGCCGAGGAGCTGGGCGACCTCAAGGACCGCTACCCGAACCGGTTTGCCGCCCACCACGTCCTCTCCCGCGAGAACCGCATCAACCCGCTGTTCACCGGGCGCATCGACCAGGAGAAGCTCCAGACCCTGCTCGACAAGGTGCTCAACGCCAGCAACGTCGACGAGTGGTTCCTCTGCGGCCCCTTCGACCTCGTGCAGCTGTGCCGCGATACCCTCTCCGAGCGCGGCGTCGACCCCTCGCAGGTCCGCTACGAGCTGTTCACCACCGGCGAGAAGCCGGAGAACAACACCGGTCGCCTGATCGTGGTGGACCCGGGCGACGAGGTCTACGAGATCTCCTTCCACCTGGACGGCCTGTCTGGCTCCATCCAGTCCCCAGTCTCCGCGCACGAGACGATCCTCAACGCGGCGCTGCGCTCGCGCCCGGACGTCCCCTACGCCTGCGCCGGCGGCGTGTGCGGCACCTGCCGCGCCAAGGTTACCGAGGGCGAGTTCGAGATGGACGAGAACTACGCGCTGGAGCCGGAGGAAGTCGAGCAGGGATACGTGCTCACCTGCCAGACCCGACCCAAGTCCTCGCACATCAGCGTCGACTTCGACGCCTAG
- a CDS encoding thiolase family protein, producing the protein MTEAYLVSGKRTPVGRYGGALSSVRPDDLAALVVKAVVEDAGIDPVAVDEVILGNANGAGEENRNVARMAWLLAGYPDSVPGITVNRLCASGMSAIALATAMVKSGEADLVVAGGVESMSRAPWVMEKPATAFAKPGEVFDTSIGWRFVNPIFKAQEKTTFSMPETAEEVARVCGISRERADQFAVASQARAAQAIAEGRFASEIVPVEVKDRKGRVTIVDTDEGPRETTMEGLARLRPVVAGGSVVTAGNASSLNDGASAIIVASEKAIKKFGLKPRARVVASGTAGLAPEVMGLGPVPATKKALEKAGWEIDDVEAVELNEAFASQSLACMDQLGLDPDKVNRWGGAIALGHPLGSSGSRITITLLNRLEQEGVTRGVATMCIGVGQGAALAVERV; encoded by the coding sequence ATGACCGAAGCGTATCTGGTCTCCGGAAAGCGCACCCCCGTGGGCCGCTATGGCGGCGCGCTGTCCAGCGTGCGCCCCGACGACCTCGCGGCGCTCGTCGTCAAGGCCGTGGTAGAAGACGCGGGCATCGACCCTGTGGCCGTGGACGAGGTCATCCTCGGCAACGCCAACGGCGCGGGCGAGGAAAACCGCAACGTCGCGCGCATGGCCTGGCTCCTAGCCGGCTACCCGGACTCGGTTCCGGGCATCACGGTCAACCGACTGTGTGCCTCCGGCATGTCGGCGATCGCGCTGGCTACGGCGATGGTGAAAAGCGGCGAGGCTGACCTCGTCGTCGCGGGCGGCGTCGAGTCGATGTCGCGCGCGCCGTGGGTGATGGAGAAGCCCGCCACCGCGTTCGCCAAGCCGGGCGAGGTCTTTGACACCTCGATCGGCTGGCGGTTCGTCAACCCGATCTTCAAGGCGCAGGAGAAGACCACCTTTTCCATGCCGGAGACCGCCGAGGAGGTCGCCCGCGTCTGTGGCATCTCTCGCGAGCGCGCCGACCAGTTCGCCGTCGCCTCCCAAGCACGTGCCGCGCAGGCGATCGCCGAGGGCCGCTTCGCCTCCGAGATCGTCCCGGTCGAGGTGAAAGACCGCAAGGGCCGCGTCACCATCGTCGACACCGACGAGGGTCCGCGCGAGACCACCATGGAGGGCCTTGCGCGGCTGCGTCCCGTGGTCGCCGGCGGCAGCGTCGTCACCGCTGGCAACGCTTCTTCGCTTAACGACGGCGCATCCGCGATCATCGTCGCAAGTGAGAAGGCGATCAAGAAGTTTGGCCTAAAGCCTAGGGCGCGGGTCGTCGCATCCGGCACCGCCGGGCTCGCGCCCGAGGTCATGGGGCTCGGCCCCGTGCCCGCGACGAAGAAGGCGCTCGAAAAAGCCGGCTGGGAGATCGACGATGTCGAGGCGGTCGAGCTCAACGAGGCCTTCGCCAGCCAGTCGCTGGCCTGCATGGACCAGCTGGGACTCGACCCGGACAAGGTCAACCGCTGGGGCGGGGCCATCGCGCTCGGCCACCCGCTGGGATCGTCCGGATCGCGGATCACCATCACCCTGCTCAACCGCCTCGAGCAGGAGGGGGTGACCCGCGGCGTGGCCACCATGTGCATCGGCGTCGGCCAGGGCGCGGCTTTGGCGGTGGAGCGTGTCTAG
- the paaC gene encoding 1,2-phenylacetyl-CoA epoxidase subunit PaaC, with product MSITTTDSATKQSQGNAITPEDVQNASVVASEAVARYALSLADDALILAQRLGQWVSRAPEMEEDIALTNIALDLVGHARFFYSYAGTAWGKTEDDLAYFRDEEEFLSARIVEQDNGDFGQTIARQLIFSYYQHGLYTAMLDSSDETLRAVAAKALKEVEYHVDHASQWLLRLGLGTEESNRRMQAGLDFMWAYMNELFEDLELHEDPAAVKPSTLRETCLAQLTHIIERAGLKVPETKQARSGQRTGCFSEHRGYILTEMQVLARRHPGATW from the coding sequence GTGAGCATCACGACCACCGACTCCGCGACCAAGCAGTCGCAGGGCAACGCGATCACCCCGGAGGACGTGCAGAACGCGTCCGTTGTCGCCAGCGAGGCCGTAGCGCGTTACGCTCTTTCGCTTGCCGACGACGCGCTCATCCTGGCTCAGCGCCTCGGCCAGTGGGTCTCCCGCGCACCCGAGATGGAGGAGGACATCGCGCTGACCAACATCGCCCTCGACCTCGTGGGGCATGCGCGCTTCTTCTACTCCTACGCTGGCACCGCCTGGGGCAAGACCGAGGACGACCTGGCCTACTTCCGCGACGAGGAGGAGTTCCTCAGCGCGCGCATCGTCGAGCAGGACAACGGCGATTTCGGTCAGACCATCGCCCGCCAGCTCATCTTCAGCTACTACCAGCACGGCCTCTACACCGCGATGCTCGACTCCTCCGACGAGACCCTCCGCGCGGTCGCGGCCAAGGCGCTCAAGGAGGTCGAGTACCACGTCGACCACGCCAGCCAGTGGCTCCTGCGCCTGGGCTTGGGCACCGAGGAGTCCAACCGGCGTATGCAGGCGGGCCTCGACTTCATGTGGGCCTACATGAATGAGCTCTTCGAGGATCTGGAGCTGCACGAGGATCCGGCGGCCGTGAAGCCGTCAACCTTGCGCGAGACCTGCCTTGCCCAGCTCACTCACATCATCGAGCGCGCCGGGCTCAAGGTCCCGGAGACCAAGCAGGCCCGCAGCGGCCAGCGCACCGGGTGCTTTAGCGAACACCGCGGCTACATCCTCACCGAGATGCAGGTGCTGGCCCGCCGGCACCCCGGCGCCACGTGGTGA
- a CDS encoding AMP-binding protein yields MNSRFDIVSHHHGPETGIEFASRDEITALQTARMKNTLRHAYVNVPHYRRVFDDMGVHPDDFKELADIAKFPFTEKKDLRAEYPFGMFAVNHQHLARIHASSGTTGLPTVVGYTRCDIETWADLVARSLRAGGIRAGDKVQVTFGYGLFTGGLGAHYGVEKLGATAIPTSGGMTERQVQIIRDFKPDAILGTPSYMLTLVDRMRREGMDPRDTSIRIGIFGAEPWTEGMRRELETSLGIDATDIYGLSEIMGPGVAQECVETKDGLTIWEDHFYPEIVDPETMQPVPDGEYGELVITPLTKEAFPVIRYRTHDMTRLLPGTARSMRRIERIHNRNDDMIILRGVNCFPSQFEELILEDTTLRPRFQCVLDRKGRMDALTLKVEAAHGTSSSQRADAQANLVKQIKNRIGISVGVEVLDAVDCGEGKAKRLVDNRPRD; encoded by the coding sequence ATGAACTCTCGTTTCGACATCGTTTCTCATCACCACGGCCCCGAGACTGGAATCGAGTTTGCCTCGCGCGATGAGATCACCGCGCTGCAGACCGCGCGCATGAAGAACACCCTTCGCCATGCGTACGTCAACGTGCCCCACTACCGCCGCGTCTTCGACGACATGGGCGTCCACCCCGACGATTTCAAGGAGCTCGCCGACATCGCGAAGTTCCCCTTCACGGAGAAGAAGGACCTTCGTGCGGAGTACCCGTTCGGCATGTTCGCGGTCAATCACCAACACCTCGCCCGCATCCACGCCTCCTCCGGCACAACCGGGCTTCCCACCGTGGTCGGCTACACCCGCTGCGACATCGAAACCTGGGCCGACCTTGTCGCCCGCTCGCTGCGCGCTGGCGGCATCCGAGCGGGCGACAAGGTGCAGGTGACCTTTGGATACGGGCTGTTCACGGGCGGTTTGGGCGCCCACTATGGCGTCGAGAAGCTCGGTGCAACGGCCATTCCCACCTCTGGTGGCATGACGGAGCGCCAGGTTCAGATCATCCGGGACTTCAAGCCGGACGCGATCCTAGGCACGCCCTCGTACATGCTCACCCTCGTCGACCGCATGCGCCGCGAGGGCATGGACCCCCGCGACACCAGCATCCGCATCGGCATCTTCGGCGCCGAGCCGTGGACCGAGGGCATGCGCCGCGAGCTGGAGACCAGCCTCGGCATCGACGCGACCGACATCTACGGACTGTCGGAGATCATGGGTCCGGGCGTGGCGCAGGAGTGCGTCGAGACCAAGGACGGTCTCACCATCTGGGAGGACCACTTCTATCCCGAGATCGTCGACCCGGAGACGATGCAGCCGGTTCCGGACGGCGAGTACGGGGAGCTGGTCATCACCCCGCTCACCAAGGAGGCCTTCCCGGTCATCCGCTACCGCACTCACGACATGACCCGCCTGTTGCCGGGTACAGCCCGCTCCATGCGCCGCATCGAGCGAATCCATAACCGCAACGACGACATGATCATCCTGCGCGGCGTGAACTGCTTCCCGAGCCAGTTCGAGGAGCTCATCCTCGAGGACACCACCCTGCGCCCGCGCTTCCAGTGCGTGCTGGACCGCAAGGGTCGCATGGATGCGCTCACCCTCAAGGTCGAGGCCGCCCACGGCACCAGCTCCTCTCAGCGCGCCGACGCCCAGGCGAACCTCGTCAAGCAGATCAAGAACCGCATCGGCATCTCCGTCGGTGTCGAGGTCCTCGACGCGGTCGACTGCGGCGAGGGCAAGGCCAAGCGCCTCGTCGACAACCGCCCGCGCGACTAG
- the paaD gene encoding 1,2-phenylacetyl-CoA epoxidase subunit PaaD, with translation MHPFRPADEKEARLWDVAATVPDPEIPVISIADLGILRKVAFDADTPIVTITPTYSGCPAMGHIAADIVAAVKEAGYPTPVINTVLEPAWTTDWMTPEGKAQLEEYGIAPPQERPQKQGIVTLSLAIKCPRCGSFNTHKLSHFGSTSCKALYSCKDCLEPFDYFKVH, from the coding sequence ATGCATCCCTTCCGACCTGCCGACGAGAAAGAGGCGCGCCTGTGGGACGTTGCGGCCACCGTGCCGGATCCCGAGATCCCCGTCATCTCCATCGCGGACCTGGGGATCCTGCGGAAGGTGGCGTTCGACGCCGACACGCCCATCGTGACGATCACCCCGACCTACTCTGGCTGCCCCGCCATGGGGCACATCGCGGCGGACATCGTCGCCGCAGTGAAGGAGGCGGGCTACCCGACCCCCGTCATCAACACGGTGCTTGAGCCAGCCTGGACCACCGACTGGATGACCCCCGAGGGCAAGGCGCAGCTCGAGGAGTACGGCATCGCCCCGCCGCAGGAGCGCCCGCAGAAGCAGGGGATTGTTACCTTGTCGCTTGCCATCAAGTGCCCTCGTTGCGGATCCTTCAACACCCACAAACTCAGCCACTTTGGTTCAACTTCCTGCAAGGCTTTGTACAGCTGCAAGGACTGTCTCGAGCCTTTCGACTACTTTAAGGTGCACTAA
- the paaA gene encoding 1,2-phenylacetyl-CoA epoxidase subunit PaaA — translation MSSLPVDDVQGQQYFDKIIAEDSRIEPSDWMPAGYRKTLTRQVSQHAHSEIIGMQPEANWITRAPSLKRKAILMAKVQDEAGHGLYLYSAAETLGTSRDELVDQLLVGRAKYSSIFNYPARTWADIGAIGWLVDGAAIANQVPLCRASYGPYARSMVRICKEESFHQRQGWEILYELSHGTPAQKQMAQEAINRFYGPALQMFGPPDADSPNSQQSMAWNIKRFTNDELRQRFVDMIVPQAEALGLHFEDPDLKWNEGRGHYDYGELDWDEFKSVIAGEGPCNVQRMQRRRQAFEEGAWVREAAAAYAEKCERIDPNLISA, via the coding sequence ATGAGTTCGCTTCCCGTCGACGATGTCCAAGGACAGCAGTACTTCGACAAGATCATCGCGGAGGATTCCCGCATCGAGCCCAGCGACTGGATGCCCGCGGGCTACCGCAAGACGCTGACCCGCCAGGTCTCCCAGCACGCGCACTCCGAGATCATCGGCATGCAGCCCGAGGCCAACTGGATCACCCGCGCGCCCTCGCTCAAGCGCAAGGCCATCCTCATGGCCAAGGTCCAGGACGAGGCGGGCCACGGCCTCTACCTCTACTCGGCCGCCGAGACCCTTGGCACCAGCCGCGACGAGCTCGTCGACCAGCTCTTGGTCGGCCGCGCCAAGTACTCCTCCATCTTCAACTACCCGGCGCGCACCTGGGCGGACATCGGGGCCATCGGCTGGCTGGTCGACGGCGCCGCCATTGCCAACCAAGTCCCGCTGTGCCGCGCCTCTTATGGCCCGTACGCCCGATCCATGGTGCGCATCTGCAAGGAAGAGTCCTTCCACCAGCGCCAGGGATGGGAGATCCTCTACGAGCTCTCCCACGGCACCCCGGCGCAGAAGCAGATGGCGCAGGAGGCCATCAACCGCTTTTACGGCCCGGCCCTGCAGATGTTTGGCCCGCCGGACGCGGACTCCCCGAACTCCCAGCAGTCGATGGCCTGGAACATCAAGCGCTTCACCAATGACGAGCTACGCCAGCGCTTCGTGGACATGATCGTCCCGCAGGCGGAGGCGCTCGGCCTGCACTTCGAGGATCCCGACCTCAAGTGGAACGAGGGGCGCGGCCACTACGACTACGGCGAGTTGGACTGGGATGAGTTCAAGTCCGTCATCGCCGGCGAGGGCCCCTGCAACGTCCAGCGCATGCAGCGCCGCCGCCAGGCCTTCGAGGAGGGTGCGTGGGTCCGCGAGGCGGCCGCCGCCTACGCCGAGAAGTGCGAGCGCATCGACCCGAACCTCATCAGCGCCTAA